In Listeria cossartiae subsp. cossartiae, one genomic interval encodes:
- the rsbV gene encoding anti sigma b factor antagonist RsbV, translated as MNISIEIKERDTDHIDIFVAGEIDAYTAPKVKEALEVYQVKEGIVLRIDLTEVSYMDSTGLGVFVGAFKSLRQRQSELVLFGLSDRLFRLFEITGLSDIIEIKNVEGEMNGNNA; from the coding sequence ATGAATATTAGTATAGAAATAAAAGAACGTGATACTGACCACATAGACATATTTGTTGCTGGGGAGATCGATGCTTATACAGCGCCAAAGGTAAAAGAAGCACTAGAAGTATATCAAGTAAAAGAGGGTATTGTACTTCGAATCGATTTAACAGAAGTGAGTTATATGGATAGTACCGGTTTAGGCGTATTTGTAGGGGCTTTTAAAAGCTTACGTCAACGCCAAAGTGAACTTGTCTTGTTTGGTTTAAGCGATCGACTTTTCCGATTGTTTGAAATCACAGGATTGTCAGATATCATCGAAATCAAAAATGTAGAGGGTGAAATGAATGGCAACAATGCATGA
- the rsbW gene encoding anti-sigma B factor RsbW yields the protein MATMHDKITLQLPAKPEYVSLGRLSLSGIASRAGFSYEAIEDLKIAVSEAITNSVKHAFKGEEDGEITVEYLIYEDKLEVRVSDNGTSFDLETRKQEIGPYDVGEDAEMMRIGGLGLFLIETLMDDVKLYYDEGVSVVMTKYINEKQVEENAKSIST from the coding sequence ATGGCAACAATGCATGACAAAATTACATTACAACTTCCTGCCAAGCCTGAATATGTAAGTTTAGGTAGACTTTCATTATCAGGAATTGCAAGTCGCGCAGGATTTTCTTATGAAGCAATTGAAGATTTGAAAATAGCTGTCAGTGAAGCCATCACTAATTCTGTAAAACATGCATTTAAAGGCGAAGAAGATGGTGAAATCACAGTTGAATATCTTATTTATGAAGATAAGCTAGAAGTTCGTGTTTCCGATAACGGCACAAGCTTCGACCTAGAAACTCGTAAACAAGAAATTGGCCCATATGATGTGGGTGAAGATGCGGAGATGATGCGTATCGGAGGGCTAGGTTTATTTTTAATTGAAACATTAATGGATGACGTGAAACTTTATTACGATGAAGGGGTTTCTGTCGTAATGACCAAATATATTAATGAAAAGCAGGTGGAGGAGAATGCCAAAAGTATCTCAACCTGA
- the sigB gene encoding RNA polymerase sigma factor SigB codes for MPKVSQPDKEAKEKVYIWIAAYQENGDQDAQYNLVVHYKNLVESIARKYSQGKSFHEDLVQVGNIGLLGAIRRYDATFGKSFEAFAVPTIVGEIKRFLRDKTWSVHVPRRIKELGPKIKNAVEELTRELQSSPQISDIADFIGVTEEEVLEAMEMGKSYQALSVDHSIEADSDGSTITLLDVVGGTDDGFERVNQRMLLEKVLPVLDEREQKILQYTFIENRSQKETGELLDISQMHVSRIQRQAIKKLREALQNEEVE; via the coding sequence ATGCCAAAAGTATCTCAACCTGATAAAGAAGCCAAAGAAAAAGTCTATATTTGGATTGCCGCTTATCAAGAAAATGGCGACCAAGATGCCCAGTATAATTTAGTTGTTCATTACAAAAATTTGGTAGAATCTATTGCTCGCAAATATTCCCAAGGTAAATCTTTTCATGAAGATTTAGTTCAAGTTGGGAATATTGGTTTACTTGGAGCTATTAGAAGATATGATGCAACGTTTGGAAAAAGTTTTGAAGCATTTGCTGTGCCAACCATTGTTGGTGAAATTAAACGATTTTTACGTGATAAAACGTGGAGTGTTCATGTGCCACGCCGAATCAAAGAACTAGGTCCAAAAATTAAAAATGCCGTAGAAGAGCTGACAAGAGAACTTCAAAGCTCGCCGCAAATTAGCGACATTGCGGATTTCATCGGTGTCACGGAAGAAGAAGTTTTAGAAGCAATGGAAATGGGGAAAAGCTACCAAGCACTTTCTGTAGATCATTCGATTGAAGCTGATTCGGATGGGAGTACCATTACATTACTTGATGTCGTTGGTGGTACGGATGATGGATTTGAACGTGTGAATCAACGTATGCTCTTAGAGAAAGTTCTCCCTGTTTTAGATGAGCGAGAACAGAAGATTTTGCAATATACCTTCATTGAAAATCGCAGTCAAAAAGAAACCGGGGAACTACTCGATATATCACAAATGCATGTGTCTAGAATCCAACGTCAAGCTATTAAAAAACTTCGAGAGGCGTTGCAGAATGAGGAAGTGGAGTAA
- a CDS encoding PP2C family serine/threonine-protein phosphatase, with protein sequence MNKAVESNNLFVFQRSKALQQYCGDVYYTHEDENGFLYVLSDGLGSGLEANRAAKATVDAIKEDIHADITEMLEKANQAVSGLRGAAIAIIKGDYLTKTLHYTGMGNIRFYMIGIEDKLIFPLSGSGFLSGRKQKYRLQSFKYKPGSKFLMHSDGLVLSRVRKSLESPLCVVKIGHLIERNILDIPTDDVTFMVGKFPE encoded by the coding sequence ATGAACAAGGCAGTTGAATCAAATAATTTATTTGTATTTCAACGTTCTAAAGCATTACAACAATACTGCGGGGATGTTTATTATACCCATGAGGACGAAAATGGTTTTCTGTATGTTCTTTCTGATGGACTTGGAAGCGGGCTCGAAGCTAATAGAGCGGCTAAAGCGACCGTTGACGCCATTAAAGAAGATATCCATGCAGATATTACAGAAATGCTTGAAAAAGCGAATCAGGCTGTTTCAGGGCTTCGTGGGGCGGCAATTGCCATTATTAAAGGAGACTACTTAACAAAAACACTTCATTATACCGGTATGGGTAATATTCGTTTTTATATGATTGGTATAGAAGACAAACTTATTTTCCCACTTTCTGGCTCTGGATTTTTGTCCGGTCGAAAACAGAAGTATCGGTTGCAATCTTTTAAATATAAACCAGGCAGTAAGTTTTTGATGCATTCAGATGGTCTTGTTTTATCCCGCGTTCGAAAAAGCCTCGAATCACCACTTTGTGTAGTGAAAATCGGGCATTTAATTGAGCGCAATATATTAGATATTCCAACCGATGATGTAACGTTCATGGTTGGCAAATTTCCAGAATAA
- a CDS encoding SulP family inorganic anion transporter, with translation MKKVLLNSVKGYTWTRFRKDLLAGIIVGIIALPLAMSFAIASGVSPEYGIYSSFVAGIIVSIFGGSKFQIAGPTGAFIPVLLGIVLTYGYQDLLVAGMMAGVLLCLMGIFKIGTLIKFIPRPVTIGFTAGIAVTIFMGQVGNFLGLTGMEKHESFVANMQEIWLHLDSWNFYSVLISCICMLVLFIFPKILPRIPAPLIGLVITTAIAMLFFPDALPTIGSAYGDIPSTFPPFEFPDMTFANMSKLVGPAFVIAMLGGIESLLSAVVADGMTNTKHNSNRELIGQGIANIVTPMFGGIPATGAIARTATNINNGATSRVSGVIHGIFVLLTLLVLAPVAVNIPIAAMAPILMLVAWNMSERKTFQHIIKLKSGDTLVLVITFLLTVFASLTVAVEVGLLLAVVLFAKQMGSSMQIEEIEPEGAEIAPHLHEKISIFTIRGPLFFGAAQIFQQNIIKAIHVKPEFLILRMGKVPIIDATAEGYFHQIEKEFSKQGGQILITGLTDKAKESLKGSGLYDRIGEEHFFSHTEDAIHFAENALNK, from the coding sequence TTGAAGAAAGTTTTATTGAATAGTGTAAAAGGTTATACGTGGACGAGATTTAGGAAAGACTTGCTTGCGGGTATTATCGTGGGCATTATTGCGTTACCACTGGCGATGTCGTTTGCGATTGCATCAGGAGTAAGCCCGGAGTATGGAATTTATTCTAGTTTTGTAGCGGGAATTATTGTTTCAATTTTTGGTGGCTCGAAATTTCAAATTGCGGGACCAACTGGCGCCTTTATTCCAGTATTACTTGGCATCGTTTTAACTTACGGTTATCAAGATTTACTTGTAGCGGGAATGATGGCTGGGGTTTTACTATGTTTAATGGGTATTTTCAAAATTGGAACGCTGATTAAATTTATTCCGCGACCGGTGACGATTGGTTTTACAGCTGGGATTGCTGTCACGATTTTTATGGGGCAAGTGGGGAACTTCCTCGGATTAACAGGGATGGAAAAACATGAATCATTTGTGGCGAATATGCAAGAGATATGGCTGCATCTGGATTCATGGAACTTCTATAGTGTGTTAATTTCATGTATTTGTATGCTCGTCTTATTTATTTTTCCAAAAATTTTACCGAGAATTCCTGCGCCGCTGATTGGACTTGTGATTACGACGGCGATTGCGATGTTATTTTTCCCGGATGCATTACCAACGATTGGCTCGGCATATGGTGATATTCCGAGTACTTTTCCACCGTTTGAATTTCCTGATATGACATTTGCGAATATGAGTAAACTGGTTGGGCCGGCATTTGTTATCGCGATGCTTGGTGGGATTGAGTCGCTGCTTTCGGCGGTTGTTGCAGATGGCATGACGAATACAAAACATAATAGTAATCGCGAGCTAATCGGACAAGGGATTGCTAATATTGTTACGCCGATGTTTGGTGGAATCCCGGCAACTGGGGCGATTGCAAGAACGGCGACCAATATTAATAACGGCGCAACTAGCCGTGTTTCGGGCGTTATCCACGGGATTTTCGTATTACTCACTTTACTCGTGCTTGCTCCAGTAGCTGTCAACATTCCGATTGCAGCAATGGCCCCGATTTTAATGTTAGTTGCTTGGAATATGAGTGAACGAAAAACATTCCAACATATTATCAAACTAAAATCAGGGGATACATTAGTACTTGTCATTACTTTCTTACTAACTGTTTTCGCGAGTTTAACTGTGGCAGTGGAAGTTGGCTTGCTTCTGGCGGTTGTTCTTTTTGCGAAACAAATGGGAAGTTCCATGCAAATCGAAGAAATTGAACCAGAAGGCGCCGAAATTGCGCCTCATTTACACGAGAAAATTAGTATTTTTACAATTCGCGGCCCGCTTTTCTTTGGTGCAGCCCAGATTTTTCAACAAAATATTATTAAAGCAATTCATGTAAAACCGGAATTTCTGATTTTGAGGATGGGGAAAGTACCGATTATTGATGCGACCGCAGAAGGATATTTCCACCAAATTGAAAAAGAATTTTCGAAGCAAGGTGGCCAAATTTTGATTACCGGGCTAACGGATAAAGCGAAAGAAAGTCTGAAAGGTAGCGGACTTTACGACCGGATAGGCGAAGAGCACTTCTTTTCTCATACCGAGGATGCGATTCATTTTGCGGAAAATGCTTTGAATAAATGA
- a CDS encoding Tex family protein has product MEQMQEKIMKLVQKSLTYKPAQINAVIKLMEEGNTVPFIARYRKEMTGSLDEVEIRDIEETFEYVTKLENRKEEIIRLIDEQGKLTDELRAAIVKAEKHQALEDLYRPYKQKKRTKATIAKEKGLEPLADWLMSFPSNADPLKEAANYISEEKEVESAEAALLGAHEIIAEQISDEPSFREWIRNFTRKFGMVESRVKNAEADEKGVYEMYYEFNEMIGKVASHRILAFNRGEKEDILRVQIQVDTTKIFQYLFEKVIQNRNSATRPYVEEAILDAYKRFIGPAIEREIRGELTEKGEEQAIHIFSENLRKLLLQPPLKGKIILGVDPAFRTGCKFSVLDQTGKVLEIGVVYPHTAKARRPEAKQKIAEILSTYKVEVIAIGNGTASRETEQFIVEVIRESNSNAYYCIVNEAGASVYSASETAREEFPDYQVEERSAVSIGRRLQDPLAELVKIDPKSVGVGQYQHDVAQKRLNETLTFVVETAVNQVGVNVNTASASLLQYVAGLNKTVANNIRKYREENGSFASRKELKKVPRLGAKSYEQSIGFLRILEGENPLDKTAIHPESYKAAEQIVKAAGFGLKDIGSEDLKVALQALSIPEEAEKLNIGKETMRDIIDNLIAPGRDLRDELPAPLLKQDVISMEDLKQGMELQGTVRNVVDFGAFVDIGVKQDGLVHISKLSNSFVKNPMDVVSVGDVVTVWVDEVDTKKNRIALTMLNPNGSVK; this is encoded by the coding sequence ATGGAGCAAATGCAAGAAAAAATAATGAAATTAGTCCAAAAATCGCTAACGTATAAACCAGCGCAAATTAATGCCGTTATCAAATTGATGGAAGAAGGCAACACGGTCCCATTTATCGCGCGTTACCGTAAAGAAATGACTGGTAGCCTAGACGAAGTTGAAATTCGCGATATTGAAGAAACATTTGAATATGTAACGAAATTAGAAAATCGTAAAGAAGAAATTATTCGCTTAATAGATGAACAAGGAAAATTAACAGACGAACTAAGAGCCGCAATCGTCAAAGCGGAAAAACACCAAGCGCTGGAAGACTTATATCGCCCGTACAAACAAAAGAAACGCACGAAAGCAACGATTGCCAAAGAAAAAGGCTTAGAACCACTGGCAGACTGGCTAATGAGTTTTCCGAGCAATGCCGATCCATTAAAAGAAGCTGCGAACTACATTTCTGAGGAAAAAGAAGTGGAATCAGCAGAAGCGGCATTACTCGGCGCGCATGAAATTATCGCTGAACAAATTAGTGATGAACCTAGTTTCCGTGAGTGGATTCGTAACTTTACGCGCAAATTCGGGATGGTTGAATCCAGAGTGAAAAACGCCGAAGCAGACGAAAAAGGCGTTTATGAAATGTATTACGAATTTAACGAAATGATTGGCAAAGTAGCGAGCCACCGCATTCTTGCATTTAACCGCGGTGAGAAAGAAGACATTTTACGTGTCCAAATCCAAGTCGACACGACGAAAATTTTCCAATACTTATTTGAGAAAGTCATCCAAAATCGTAATTCTGCAACGCGTCCTTACGTAGAAGAAGCCATTTTAGATGCTTATAAACGATTTATCGGTCCAGCAATTGAACGTGAAATCCGCGGCGAACTTACAGAAAAAGGCGAAGAACAAGCAATCCATATTTTCTCCGAGAACTTGCGCAAACTGCTATTACAACCACCTTTAAAAGGGAAAATTATCCTTGGGGTCGATCCAGCTTTTAGAACAGGTTGTAAATTCTCTGTGTTAGATCAAACGGGGAAAGTGCTAGAAATTGGCGTTGTTTACCCACATACGGCTAAAGCGCGCCGCCCTGAAGCAAAACAAAAAATTGCGGAGATTTTATCCACATACAAAGTGGAGGTTATCGCGATTGGTAATGGAACGGCATCACGTGAAACGGAGCAATTTATCGTGGAAGTGATTCGCGAATCGAACTCCAATGCTTATTATTGTATCGTGAATGAAGCTGGCGCGAGTGTGTATTCTGCGAGTGAAACAGCCCGCGAAGAGTTCCCAGATTATCAAGTAGAAGAACGTAGCGCAGTTTCAATTGGACGCCGTTTGCAAGATCCACTAGCTGAACTTGTAAAAATTGATCCAAAATCTGTCGGCGTAGGCCAATACCAACATGATGTCGCGCAAAAACGACTAAACGAAACGCTAACTTTTGTCGTTGAAACAGCCGTTAACCAAGTAGGTGTCAACGTTAATACGGCCTCCGCTTCACTTTTACAATATGTGGCTGGCTTAAACAAAACAGTCGCAAATAATATTCGTAAATATCGCGAGGAAAATGGTTCGTTCGCTTCTCGTAAAGAATTGAAAAAAGTTCCTCGTCTAGGCGCGAAATCATATGAACAAAGTATCGGTTTCTTACGTATTTTAGAAGGCGAAAATCCACTTGATAAAACAGCAATTCACCCTGAAAGTTATAAAGCAGCCGAGCAAATTGTAAAAGCAGCTGGTTTCGGCTTGAAAGATATCGGTAGTGAGGATTTAAAAGTAGCCTTACAAGCACTAAGTATCCCTGAGGAAGCAGAGAAATTAAATATTGGTAAAGAAACAATGCGCGATATCATTGATAATTTAATTGCTCCTGGTCGCGACCTTCGTGACGAACTTCCAGCACCACTTTTAAAACAAGATGTTATTTCGATGGAAGATTTAAAACAAGGTATGGAACTACAAGGAACGGTTCGTAATGTAGTTGACTTTGGCGCTTTTGTTGATATTGGCGTGAAACAAGACGGCCTTGTGCATATTTCGAAACTAAGTAATTCTTTTGTTAAAAACCCGATGGATGTCGTTTCAGTAGGAGATGTTGTGACCGTTTGGGTGGATGAAGTAGATACGAAGAAAAATCGTATTGCCTTAACGATGCTTAATCCTAATGGAAGTGTTAAATAA
- a CDS encoding SprT family protein — protein MNQAELQRHMEEVSLQFFQKEFRHQAVFNARLRTTGGRYLLKSHDIEMNPKYLENFGLEYFIGIMKHELCHYHLHLEKKGYQHRDKDFRELLKKVDAPRFCAAIPREITMHEYTCQSCGKSFLRQRRFNVNRYRCGSCGGKLKQTGSKKIYTENP, from the coding sequence ATGAATCAAGCAGAGTTGCAGCGACACATGGAAGAAGTGTCGCTGCAATTTTTCCAAAAAGAATTTCGGCATCAAGCTGTTTTTAACGCACGTTTACGGACAACTGGCGGGCGTTATTTGCTCAAAAGTCACGATATCGAAATGAACCCTAAATACTTGGAAAACTTTGGCTTAGAGTACTTTATTGGCATTATGAAGCACGAACTTTGCCATTATCACCTTCATTTAGAGAAAAAAGGCTACCAACATCGCGATAAAGATTTCCGGGAGTTATTAAAAAAAGTAGACGCGCCACGATTTTGTGCAGCAATTCCACGTGAAATTACAATGCATGAATATACATGCCAAAGCTGTGGGAAATCGTTTTTAAGGCAGCGTAGATTCAATGTGAATCGTTATCGCTGTGGTAGTTGCGGTGGAAAACTAAAGCAAACAGGCTCCAAGAAAATTTATACAGAAAACCCGTGA
- a CDS encoding NADAR family protein, whose amino-acid sequence MKVIHFYSENADYGCFSNFSLHPVVIDGVTYLTTEHYFQAQKFIDKKIIKKVINAKKPIDAAKLGRNRDFPLRKGWESMKDEVMLKAIRAKVEQHSEVKEMLLSTENAILVEHTENDHYWGDGGDGSGKNRLGKILMKVRDEWNSK is encoded by the coding sequence ATGAAGGTTATCCATTTTTATAGTGAAAATGCCGACTATGGCTGTTTTTCTAATTTCTCTTTACATCCAGTTGTCATCGATGGCGTGACATACCTAACCACAGAACACTATTTCCAAGCGCAAAAATTTATCGATAAAAAGATTATTAAAAAAGTAATTAATGCAAAGAAACCAATAGATGCAGCAAAATTGGGTAGAAATAGAGACTTCCCACTGCGCAAAGGCTGGGAAAGTATGAAAGACGAAGTGATGTTAAAAGCAATCAGAGCAAAAGTAGAGCAACATTCGGAAGTGAAAGAAATGCTTTTATCCACAGAGAATGCTATTTTAGTGGAACATACGGAAAATGATCATTATTGGGGCGACGGCGGAGATGGCTCTGGAAAAAATCGTCTAGGCAAGATTTTGATGAAAGTCAGAGACGAATGGAACTCTAAATAG
- a CDS encoding SMI1/KNR4 family protein: MEPINHFFEWAKNNNWQVDLSAVEKNLPEQILKRYGNLPDAYKAFYRQLHLCSNAGDTCWFLSEEDFLENEDDAFSWNSFEQMSLEAAEGDKNLENKVRLFWNAHLPIMMSVGGCYEYYAIHLTNGNIVHGSEPEFEESSIVAESFADFILKIEIGKIIL; the protein is encoded by the coding sequence ATGGAACCAATAAATCATTTTTTTGAATGGGCTAAAAATAATAATTGGCAAGTAGATTTGTCTGCTGTAGAGAAAAACTTGCCAGAGCAGATTTTAAAGAGATATGGAAATTTGCCAGATGCATATAAGGCCTTTTATAGACAACTTCACCTCTGTAGCAATGCGGGGGACACTTGTTGGTTTTTATCGGAAGAAGATTTTTTAGAGAATGAGGATGACGCCTTTTCGTGGAATTCTTTTGAACAAATGAGTTTAGAAGCAGCAGAAGGCGATAAAAATTTAGAAAATAAAGTAAGACTATTTTGGAATGCGCATTTACCAATTATGATGAGTGTTGGCGGTTGTTATGAATATTATGCTATCCATTTAACTAACGGAAATATTGTTCATGGCTCGGAACCAGAGTTTGAAGAAAGTTCGATTGTAGCAGAGTCGTTCGCGGATTTTATACTGAAAATCGAAATTGGCAAAATAATATTATAA
- a CDS encoding NADAR family protein, translating into MDYTLEKIQHKYRKGEKLKYIFFWGHQPAEDGKISKSCFSQWWICSFKVDGVEYNCAEQFMMAEKAKLFNDMEMREKILAAKHPKQAKDFGRLISGFQEDIWLKNRFNIVMRANQAKFSQNEELKKFLMQTKNRILVEASPVDKIWGIGMAADNKNVENPLYWKGLNLLGFALMAVRDELEN; encoded by the coding sequence ATGGATTATACATTAGAAAAAATACAGCATAAATACCGAAAAGGTGAAAAATTAAAATACATTTTCTTTTGGGGACATCAGCCTGCTGAAGATGGGAAGATAAGTAAAAGTTGTTTTAGTCAGTGGTGGATTTGTAGTTTTAAAGTGGACGGAGTGGAATATAATTGTGCTGAGCAATTTATGATGGCAGAGAAAGCAAAGCTATTTAATGATATGGAAATGAGAGAGAAAATTTTAGCGGCTAAGCATCCGAAACAAGCGAAAGATTTCGGTAGATTAATAAGTGGTTTTCAAGAAGATATTTGGCTTAAGAATCGGTTTAATATAGTTATGCGTGCGAATCAGGCAAAATTTTCTCAAAATGAAGAGTTGAAAAAGTTTTTAATGCAAACGAAAAACCGGATTTTGGTTGAAGCAAGCCCAGTAGATAAAATTTGGGGTATTGGAATGGCTGCGGATAATAAGAACGTGGAAAATCCGTTATATTGGAAAGGTCTGAATTTACTCGGTTTTGCTTTGATGGCAGTGAGAGATGAACTTGAGAACTAA
- a CDS encoding iron chaperone — protein MDNKLEFTTIDEYITQAPPETKEVLQKIRETIQAAAPEATEKISYQMPTFYLEGNLVHFAVAKNHYGFYPASSGIAAFESKLGNYKHSKGAVQFPIKEEVPYELIKEMTLFRLAENKQKAAEKLAKKKK, from the coding sequence ATGGATAATAAACTGGAATTTACAACGATTGATGAATATATTACCCAAGCACCACCAGAAACAAAAGAAGTGTTGCAAAAAATAAGAGAAACGATTCAAGCTGCTGCACCGGAAGCAACGGAAAAGATAAGTTATCAAATGCCGACTTTTTATTTGGAAGGGAACCTGGTGCACTTTGCTGTTGCGAAAAATCACTACGGGTTTTATCCGGCTTCTAGTGGCATTGCGGCGTTTGAATCTAAGCTCGGAAATTACAAGCATTCTAAAGGTGCTGTACAGTTTCCAATCAAAGAAGAAGTTCCTTACGAGTTAATTAAAGAAATGACGCTTTTCCGACTAGCAGAAAATAAACAAAAAGCAGCAGAAAAGCTAGCAAAGAAGAAAAAATAA
- the celB gene encoding PTS cellobiose transporter subunit IIC, which produces MNKFMELLGEKLMPLAAKLGENRYLTTLRDAFMLAFPLTMFGSIAVVLMNLPFWSDETKAVLQLYLGNAQSATMSIMTVFVVFGIGYSLSKYYKVEAIYGGAVALASFLILTPFFFNSPDGELITGALSLDRLGAKGMFIGMITGFIAAELYRFFVQRDWTIKMPAGVPPAVAKSFAALIPAILTLSIFLAINVMVQFFFHTNLHDVVYTVIQKPLVGLGSGIVPTLIALFFVQVLWFFGLHGQIIVNSVMDPIWNTLMLENLDAYKAGLPLPHIITKPFMEVFTVGMGGSGMTLAVVIALAFLMKSKQSKEIGRLALGPGIFNVNEPVLFGMPIVLNATILIPWILAPLIVTTLNYFVMAAGIVPAPTGVSVPWTVPIIINGILATNSWLGGALQVVDFFIVLIIWYPFLKLVDRTNIARESEAAVK; this is translated from the coding sequence GTGAATAAGTTTATGGAGTTACTTGGGGAAAAGTTAATGCCTCTTGCTGCAAAACTAGGAGAGAATAGGTACTTAACCACTTTAAGAGATGCATTCATGTTGGCATTTCCGCTAACAATGTTTGGTTCGATTGCGGTGGTTTTAATGAATCTACCGTTTTGGAGTGATGAAACGAAGGCAGTTTTACAGTTGTATCTTGGAAATGCCCAAAGCGCCACGATGAGTATTATGACTGTCTTTGTTGTTTTTGGAATTGGATATTCACTATCTAAATATTATAAAGTTGAAGCAATTTATGGAGGGGCAGTTGCCCTTGCTAGCTTCTTGATTTTAACGCCATTTTTCTTTAATAGTCCTGATGGAGAGCTTATTACCGGAGCGCTTTCGTTAGATCGACTTGGGGCAAAAGGAATGTTTATCGGAATGATTACTGGTTTTATTGCTGCAGAATTATATCGATTTTTTGTTCAACGGGATTGGACAATCAAAATGCCTGCAGGAGTTCCACCTGCTGTAGCTAAATCATTTGCAGCACTTATTCCTGCTATCTTAACATTAAGTATTTTTTTAGCAATTAATGTTATGGTACAATTCTTCTTCCATACAAACTTACATGATGTTGTTTATACTGTTATTCAAAAGCCTTTAGTGGGGCTTGGTTCAGGAATTGTTCCAACACTAATCGCTTTATTTTTTGTCCAAGTATTATGGTTTTTCGGCCTGCATGGTCAAATCATTGTCAACTCGGTAATGGACCCGATTTGGAATACGTTAATGCTTGAAAATTTAGATGCTTATAAAGCTGGACTCCCATTGCCGCATATTATTACGAAACCATTTATGGAAGTCTTTACTGTTGGTATGGGCGGATCTGGAATGACACTCGCAGTAGTAATCGCGCTCGCTTTTCTAATGAAGAGTAAACAAAGCAAAGAAATCGGTCGTTTAGCGCTTGGTCCTGGTATTTTTAACGTTAATGAACCGGTACTATTTGGGATGCCAATTGTGCTAAATGCGACGATTTTAATTCCGTGGATATTGGCACCACTCATTGTAACGACGCTTAATTACTTTGTGATGGCTGCCGGAATTGTACCAGCACCAACTGGAGTTTCGGTGCCGTGGACAGTGCCAATTATCATAAATGGAATCTTGGCAACTAACTCATGGCTAGGCGGGGCGCTTCAAGTAGTCGATTTCTTCATCGTCCTCATTATCTGGTATCCGTTCTTAAAACTCGTGGATCGCACGAATATTGCCCGAGAATCGGAAGCGGCTGTTAAATAA
- a CDS encoding GntR family transcriptional regulator, giving the protein MVKYELIAADIREKINNGTYPPESILPDQVSLCKTYDCSRMTIKKAFDVLALEGLVYRQRGAGTFVMKNALANKQDASLRDYDGLTKMMGDNRISSKIIAFDIAFPDEKTQEQLLIKADQPVYKLIRLRLLDGEPYVLEHTTMPADLVPGLTKEILHHSIYAYLQESLGLVLSGAFRKINADKPSEYDQEYLACGEHDPVLEVEQVVYLKDGRPVEYSRSRHRYDTRSFIMVDHREK; this is encoded by the coding sequence TTGGTTAAGTATGAACTGATTGCAGCAGATATCCGTGAAAAAATAAACAACGGTACTTATCCACCAGAATCCATTCTTCCTGATCAAGTGAGCTTATGCAAAACCTATGATTGTAGCAGAATGACCATAAAAAAAGCTTTTGATGTATTGGCGCTTGAAGGACTTGTTTATAGGCAACGTGGTGCGGGAACCTTTGTCATGAAAAATGCCTTAGCTAATAAGCAAGATGCGAGTTTGCGGGATTATGACGGTTTAACAAAAATGATGGGAGATAATCGAATCTCGAGTAAAATTATTGCATTTGATATCGCATTCCCAGATGAAAAAACACAAGAACAACTATTAATAAAAGCAGATCAACCAGTGTATAAATTGATTCGGCTACGCTTGTTAGACGGTGAGCCATACGTGCTGGAGCATACAACAATGCCAGCAGATTTAGTTCCCGGTCTAACAAAAGAGATTTTACATCATTCGATTTATGCTTATTTACAAGAGTCACTAGGGCTTGTGCTAAGCGGTGCATTTCGGAAAATTAATGCCGATAAGCCATCTGAATATGACCAAGAATATTTAGCATGCGGGGAACACGACCCAGTGCTTGAAGTAGAGCAAGTGGTGTACTTAAAAGATGGCAGACCAGTCGAGTATTCTCGCTCAAGACATCGCTATGATACGAGAAGTTTTATTATGGTTGACCACCGGGAAAAATGA